From a region of the Thermodesulfobacteriota bacterium genome:
- a CDS encoding PBP1A family penicillin-binding protein, with the protein MTKIPISKSKAIIIIVIFSGILFGMITGVFFGLTSDLPQIRALEDFKPSAVTRIYSADKVLLAELFIEKRDLVPLKDIPHYLKAALIATEDRKFYKHSGVDIKGILRAIVKNIWAGEYVEGASTITQQLAKTLFLTPKKTIIRKIKEALLSFQLERRYTKNEILQLYLNQVYFGSGAYGVESAARLFLGKPVNDLNLAECALIAGLPKSPSRYSPLVNVELALKRRNIVLKQMALTGIISETDMNKALKQPLIPEISGFDSLKAPYFVDHVTQFLEEIIGPARLYKSGLTVFTTLSWPLQKAAEQAVKKGLFALGKRMKQNKMINPKPQGSLISLDIQSGGILAMVGGRDYYKSPFNRATTARRQPGSAFKPIVYAYAIEKGFPQNTLILDAPVVFKGARKGEDWRPKNFSDDFSGEMTFRKALTLSKNIPAVRLIEMLGASSVSRFGHTLGIQTPLLPNLTLALGSSEVTLIDLTAAYSVFPNRGKLIIPYCIMEVLDQNERVLWRIKPRKKLAMSRSGASIITNMLKGVIAEGTGRKARILRHAVAGKTGTSDEVKDALFIGFSPSISTGVWVGQDDFTPMGNRETGATAALPIWIEFMKKALADKPYQYFDMPDDVVQLCMDTTTGLPVQENSPKGVKALFKKGTEPKWQK; encoded by the coding sequence ATGACAAAAATCCCCATCAGTAAATCAAAGGCGATAATTATAATTGTAATATTTTCAGGGATTCTGTTCGGAATGATTACCGGTGTATTTTTCGGCCTGACCAGTGATCTTCCCCAGATTCGTGCACTTGAAGATTTTAAGCCTTCTGCTGTTACCCGCATATATTCTGCAGACAAAGTGCTTCTGGCAGAGCTTTTTATTGAAAAAAGAGACCTGGTTCCGCTTAAAGATATTCCTCATTATCTCAAGGCGGCTCTGATCGCTACCGAAGACAGAAAATTTTACAAACACAGCGGAGTCGATATTAAAGGAATTTTACGGGCCATCGTTAAGAATATCTGGGCCGGGGAGTATGTTGAAGGGGCAAGCACAATCACCCAGCAGCTGGCAAAAACACTCTTTCTTACACCAAAGAAAACCATTATCCGAAAAATTAAAGAAGCATTGTTATCCTTTCAACTGGAGCGCCGCTACACAAAAAATGAAATACTCCAGTTATACTTAAACCAGGTTTACTTCGGCAGCGGTGCCTATGGGGTGGAATCAGCCGCCAGGCTGTTTTTGGGAAAACCTGTCAACGACTTAAACCTTGCCGAATGCGCCCTTATAGCCGGCCTGCCAAAGTCCCCTTCCCGTTACTCCCCCCTGGTCAATGTCGAGCTTGCATTAAAACGCAGAAATATTGTTTTAAAACAGATGGCCCTTACAGGAATAATCTCTGAAACGGATATGAACAAAGCCTTGAAGCAACCGCTTATCCCTGAAATATCCGGTTTTGATTCGCTTAAAGCGCCTTATTTTGTTGATCATGTGACACAATTCTTAGAAGAAATTATAGGGCCGGCAAGACTTTATAAAAGCGGTCTCACTGTATTCACCACGCTTTCCTGGCCACTGCAGAAAGCTGCGGAGCAGGCAGTAAAAAAAGGTCTTTTTGCCCTGGGAAAAAGAATGAAACAAAATAAGATGATCAACCCAAAACCGCAGGGTTCTCTTATTTCCCTGGATATACAATCCGGTGGTATTCTGGCAATGGTCGGAGGCAGAGACTATTACAAAAGTCCTTTCAACCGGGCGACCACCGCCAGAAGACAACCCGGCTCCGCTTTTAAACCGATTGTATATGCCTATGCAATCGAAAAAGGATTTCCTCAAAACACTTTAATCCTTGATGCCCCCGTTGTATTCAAGGGTGCAAGAAAAGGCGAAGATTGGCGTCCTAAAAACTTTTCAGATGATTTTTCCGGAGAAATGACCTTTAGAAAAGCCCTCACTCTTTCTAAAAATATCCCGGCAGTCAGGCTGATAGAAATGCTTGGAGCTTCCTCTGTTTCCCGCTTCGGGCATACCCTGGGTATTCAAACGCCACTTTTACCCAATCTTACCCTTGCGCTTGGCTCCTCGGAAGTCACCCTTATCGACCTTACGGCTGCTTACTCTGTATTTCCGAACAGAGGAAAGCTGATAATTCCTTATTGTATCATGGAAGTACTGGATCAAAATGAACGGGTGCTCTGGCGCATTAAGCCTCGGAAAAAACTTGCCATGTCCCGGTCAGGCGCCTCCATCATTACCAACATGCTAAAAGGGGTGATTGCAGAAGGTACAGGAAGAAAAGCGCGTATCCTCAGGCATGCTGTGGCCGGAAAGACCGGAACTTCAGATGAAGTTAAAGACGCTCTTTTTATCGGTTTTTCTCCATCGATTTCAACAGGAGTCTGGGTGGGACAGGATGATTTTACTCCCATGGGAAACAGGGAAACAGGCGCAACAGCTGCGCTTCCAATATGGATTGAATTTATGAAAAAAGCACTTGCCGACAAACCTTACCAATATTTTGACATGCCTGACGATGTGGTTCAACTCTGCATGGATACAACCACCGGCTTGCCGGTGCAGGAAAATTCACCTAAAGGGGTTAAAGCCCTCTTTAAAAAGGGAACCGAACCAAAGTGGCAGAAGTAA
- a CDS encoding ATP-binding protein, with the protein MTNKDIDVKPDKTTEDELQKIRHLESIAALSGGIAHDYNNLLTVIIGNISLIQSYIEPDDMISGLLDEALEASMTAKSLTQKLITFARGGAPNMETASIAPVIKSATEFTLSGSNIKCEFSIPDDLWLVRIDKTQISHVIHNLVMNAREAMPGGGIIRVIAQNVDMEKNPQELEKGNYVKISIIDQGLGISTDILDKIFDPYFSTKDMGTQKGMGLGLSICHSIIKQHNGNILAESIAGTGTSLHFYLPASEETIATPKSLKPPTKEKLFLGKGRILVMDDEKMVIKITGHILNRLGYEASFSQDGAQAVEMYQQAMASGNPFDAVILDLTVRGGMGGKKAIKELIKIDPKVKAIVSSGYSNSPVMTSYKDYGFIGVIAKPYNISELGKKLNEVLKK; encoded by the coding sequence ATGACTAATAAAGATATTGACGTAAAACCGGATAAAACAACAGAGGATGAACTCCAGAAAATAAGACACCTTGAATCCATTGCGGCTCTTTCGGGTGGGATTGCCCATGATTATAACAACTTGCTTACAGTGATCATCGGGAATATCTCTCTGATACAATCATATATAGAACCTGATGATATGATTTCCGGCCTTTTGGATGAAGCGCTGGAAGCTTCCATGACTGCCAAATCTTTAACCCAGAAACTGATCACCTTTGCAAGGGGCGGAGCACCGAATATGGAAACCGCATCGATTGCACCGGTAATCAAAAGCGCCACTGAATTTACCCTGAGCGGTTCTAATATTAAATGCGAATTTTCCATTCCGGATGACCTGTGGTTGGTTCGTATCGATAAAACACAGATCAGTCATGTCATTCACAACCTGGTGATGAACGCAAGGGAGGCAATGCCGGGTGGAGGAATTATTCGGGTGATCGCTCAAAACGTGGATATGGAAAAAAACCCCCAAGAATTAGAAAAAGGCAACTATGTGAAAATATCGATAATAGACCAGGGATTAGGGATTTCAACAGATATTTTAGATAAAATTTTCGACCCTTATTTTTCCACCAAAGACATGGGCACACAGAAGGGAATGGGCCTTGGCCTTTCCATATGTCATTCCATCATAAAGCAACACAACGGAAATATCCTCGCTGAATCCATTGCAGGAACCGGAACCAGTTTGCATTTTTATCTTCCCGCCTCTGAAGAAACAATTGCTACCCCTAAATCTCTGAAACCTCCTACCAAAGAAAAGCTGTTTTTAGGAAAAGGCAGAATCCTGGTGATGGACGATGAAAAAATGGTCATCAAAATCACCGGTCATATATTAAACCGGTTGGGTTACGAGGCTTCATTTTCCCAAGACGGCGCGCAGGCTGTTGAAATGTATCAACAGGCAATGGCATCGGGAAATCCTTTTGATGCGGTTATTCTCGATCTAACCGTCCGCGGCGGTATGGGAGGAAAAAAAGCGATTAAAGAGTTAATTAAAATTGATCCCAAAGTTAAAGCCATTGTATCAAGCGGCTATTCAAACAGTCCGGTAATGACCAGTTATAAAGACTACGGCTTCATCGGTGTGATCGCCAAACCATATAATATAAGTGAACTCGGCAAAAAGCTGAATGAAGTCTTAAAAAAGTAA
- a CDS encoding AAA family ATPase produces the protein MLQIENLSENQLQNVRIACAYLFSAELGRDDEFVTNLDLASVNKALEKKTKQYDPELHPDESAEMIQKRKERFIKIKQSYETLIPYIYEKEEIIAEPDFRKSRIIAVGGAKGGIGKSIFASNLGVYLSSLGKRTVLVDLDLGGANLHLYLGESFLKYNINDFLNKNVPSIDDIMVSTKYGPDLVGGGSSQLGSANIHFSQKLKLLRAIKQIDADYVIIDLGGDTSYNIIDFFLAADQGIVLTTCDPSSYLDAYNLIKVALYRKLNRMFGPESELRKHKDPDLLWLIKEATIPGNGNKLKGIGDLIESVKNQLPERMSLIEHVLESFRPGLVVNMISPNDHVAEVVNRIQDVSQKMLTVAVDYLGSIDYQPDIKKSAQDLVPVISRDPKGNLAESIGEVVSAIVC, from the coding sequence ATGCTACAAATTGAAAATCTATCAGAAAACCAGCTCCAGAATGTCAGAATTGCCTGTGCGTATCTATTTTCTGCTGAACTAGGAAGGGATGATGAGTTTGTCACCAATTTGGATTTGGCATCAGTAAACAAAGCACTGGAAAAAAAGACAAAACAATACGATCCTGAGCTTCATCCTGATGAATCAGCAGAAATGATCCAGAAAAGGAAGGAAAGATTCATAAAAATTAAACAATCATATGAAACACTTATCCCTTATATTTATGAAAAGGAAGAAATCATAGCTGAACCGGATTTTCGCAAAAGCAGGATAATTGCCGTGGGTGGCGCAAAAGGAGGAATAGGCAAAAGTATATTTGCATCCAATCTGGGAGTTTATCTTTCATCCCTGGGAAAACGAACCGTGCTGGTAGATCTGGACCTTGGCGGGGCCAACCTTCACCTATACCTTGGCGAATCGTTTCTTAAATATAATATTAATGACTTTTTGAACAAAAACGTTCCTTCCATTGACGATATTATGGTTTCCACCAAGTATGGCCCGGATCTGGTGGGCGGGGGAAGCTCGCAGCTGGGATCGGCAAATATTCATTTTTCCCAAAAACTGAAATTGCTGAGGGCAATTAAGCAGATAGATGCCGACTATGTCATCATCGATTTGGGTGGAGATACTTCGTACAATATCATCGATTTCTTTCTTGCAGCGGATCAGGGGATCGTGCTGACAACCTGCGATCCTTCGTCCTATTTAGATGCCTATAATTTAATAAAAGTGGCGCTTTACAGGAAATTAAACAGGATGTTCGGGCCTGAGTCTGAATTGAGAAAACACAAAGACCCTGATCTGCTGTGGCTGATCAAAGAGGCCACCATACCGGGAAATGGCAACAAATTAAAAGGGATAGGAGATTTAATAGAAAGTGTAAAAAACCAACTGCCTGAAAGGATGTCCTTAATAGAACATGTGCTGGAAAGTTTTCGTCCGGGCCTGGTGGTCAATATGATTTCCCCAAATGACCATGTGGCTGAAGTGGTTAACCGAATACAAGATGTCTCACAAAAAATGCTGACAGTCGCGGTGGATTATCTGGGAAGTATTGATTATCAGCCAGATATAAAAAAAAGTGCACAAGACCTGGTACCCGTTATTTCAAGAGACCCTAAAGGAAATTTGGCAGAATCCATTGGTGAGGTGGTAAGCGCAATTGTATGTTAG
- a CDS encoding response regulator, with the protein MVRILVVDDEIAVCDIMSNFLTLKGYEVYTASDGQSAINKVKEVCPHLVLLDIVMPGISGIKVLKEIKKLNPNTKVIIITAVPDQGIISESIDLGAYDYIRKPMDLKHVEHIVMTTIKN; encoded by the coding sequence ATGGTAAGAATCCTTGTGGTAGACGATGAAATTGCGGTGTGCGACATTATGAGCAATTTTTTAACCTTAAAGGGTTATGAGGTTTATACGGCCTCAGATGGTCAATCAGCCATAAATAAAGTAAAAGAAGTGTGTCCTCACCTTGTTTTGCTTGACATTGTAATGCCCGGTATAAGCGGCATTAAAGTGCTTAAAGAGATAAAAAAGTTAAATCCCAATACAAAAGTCATCATAATCACTGCCGTTCCTGACCAGGGAATTATCAGCGAAAGTATTGATCTTGGTGCGTATGACTATATCAGGAAACCGATGGACTTAAAGCATGTTGAGCATATTGTTATGACTACAATAAAAAACTAA
- a CDS encoding FkbM family methyltransferase has protein sequence MIEKTSKTGILAQLRGAGLWHEGQPLRIHLGCGGKHFDRYINIDYPPSGRSMVAVKADIFADIRSLDFPCESVDEVRLHHVFEHFGRVVALAMLIKWHGWLKIGGKLYIETPDLIGSAKTLISNASWKTKIGAVRHLTGDQAASWAYHVDQWFPERFKRTLGNFGFDPVKTRSWSWQHEPYLSNVEAIAIKNRKVPIKEQLHCAEELLWESTVAAAEKPLLETWMKQLYAALSGEFASELDHIQKPGISCKELPNGSVLMRQEMGDSKTKVDQHSTIMDGAIEDCIGDEDLVFDVGANIGSKTEIYLARGARVVCFEPQPECVSALREKYQDNHSVTVVDKGLGDRCGQMPLYICSNANTISTFSDEWKTGRFSGHSWDKTITVDVTTLDKAIEIYGRPMYCKIDVEGYEFDVLKGLSQPIPCLSFEFTKEFLENARKCVAHLEILGYKHFNLILEENTKHVFEKWVSSKILFRLLEDSDNSLLWGDVYAKII, from the coding sequence ATGATAGAGAAAACAAGTAAAACCGGCATACTTGCACAACTCAGAGGTGCCGGACTGTGGCATGAAGGGCAGCCGCTCCGCATTCATCTGGGTTGTGGAGGAAAACATTTTGACAGATATATAAATATCGATTACCCACCGTCTGGGCGTAGTATGGTGGCGGTTAAGGCTGATATATTTGCAGACATTAGGAGTTTAGATTTTCCGTGTGAGTCAGTGGATGAGGTACGTCTCCATCACGTTTTTGAGCATTTCGGTCGAGTTGTTGCCCTTGCTATGCTCATAAAATGGCATGGCTGGCTTAAAATAGGCGGAAAACTGTATATCGAAACCCCAGATCTCATCGGCAGCGCCAAAACGCTCATCTCTAATGCATCGTGGAAAACGAAGATTGGCGCTGTCCGGCATCTTACAGGCGATCAAGCGGCATCGTGGGCATACCATGTTGACCAATGGTTTCCAGAGCGGTTCAAGCGCACCCTTGGAAATTTTGGCTTTGATCCAGTTAAAACCCGCTCCTGGTCATGGCAGCACGAACCGTATCTTTCGAATGTTGAAGCGATAGCCATTAAAAACCGTAAGGTCCCGATCAAGGAGCAGTTGCATTGTGCGGAGGAACTATTGTGGGAAAGCACTGTCGCAGCAGCCGAAAAACCGCTACTAGAAACCTGGATGAAACAGCTTTACGCAGCGTTATCCGGCGAGTTTGCTTCTGAGTTGGACCACATCCAAAAGCCAGGCATTAGTTGCAAGGAGCTACCAAACGGATCCGTCTTGATGCGTCAGGAAATGGGAGATTCAAAGACAAAGGTTGATCAGCATAGCACCATAATGGATGGTGCAATTGAAGATTGTATTGGAGATGAAGATCTTGTGTTTGATGTGGGTGCAAATATTGGCTCGAAAACTGAAATATACCTTGCAAGAGGGGCACGGGTGGTCTGTTTTGAACCGCAGCCTGAATGCGTATCGGCATTGAGGGAAAAGTATCAGGATAACCATAGTGTAACCGTCGTAGATAAGGGCCTTGGAGATAGGTGTGGTCAAATGCCACTCTATATTTGCAGCAATGCAAATACCATTTCGACATTTTCTGATGAATGGAAAACCGGGAGGTTTTCAGGCCATTCGTGGGATAAAACTATTACAGTGGATGTTACAACACTGGATAAGGCTATAGAGATCTATGGACGCCCAATGTATTGTAAAATCGATGTTGAAGGATATGAGTTTGATGTATTAAAGGGCCTTTCTCAGCCAATTCCCTGTTTATCATTTGAATTCACGAAAGAGTTTTTGGAAAACGCTAGAAAATGTGTGGCTCATCTGGAGATCTTGGGATACAAGCACTTCAATCTGATTTTAGAAGAAAACACAAAGCATGTGTTTGAAAAATGGGTTTCTTCTAAAATACTGTTTCGCCTTTTAGAAGATTCGGACAACAGCCTGTTATGGGGGGATGTTTATGCAAAAATCATTTAA